The Aedes aegypti strain LVP_AGWG chromosome 3, AaegL5.0 Primary Assembly, whole genome shotgun sequence genome contains a region encoding:
- the LOC5574234 gene encoding pickpocket protein 28, whose translation MDSNASDGFLGNLWTEYCQRCSIYAMRHLSANLRIGERIWWFLWIGLAIVGCFVSMVDLYEKWNQSPVFISYDRRFLPVWAVPFPAVTVCPMARAQADLFNSTDVFFRLDEEGISNIEYLRLRALLHVCPYMSEFYEYNDSLPVNYVNILQHIAIPFEDMFASCKFRNYAVDCSMYLSRSITDSGVCYTFNAIDAEHLLRTENLQSDYLYSNSYMDSSNWTLEDGYFDEFELETYPLRPVGGGLVTGLILVMKTRKQDKDYFCEGPVIGYKIGIHSPDEKPSVQNRFYRLSHQTILTLSVKPELTYISQKLRKHPYTRRQCYFSGERYLRYFKVYNRKNCLEECISNITAHECGCVGFASPRAPDISVCDGEDLACPTISFYKVLKRMGLSERDNELEEPCGCLPACTTLRFDVEISDLPWNFEEYARAAGLSTDQYDYIEPAVLVVALKSKWLLPLKRRELFGMVDLLAKFGGLFGLVMGASVISMLEVVYYCIIRPWRNDFPGANVRQVLPWVE comes from the exons ATGGATTCCAACGCAAGCGATGGATTTCTTGGCAACCTGTGGACTGAGTATTGCCAGCGTTGCTCCATCTATGCAATGCGACATTTGTCCGCTAACTTGCGCATTGGTGAACGAATTTGGTGGTTCCTTTGGATTGGACTAGCGATAGTTGGATGTTTCGTTTCCATGGTTGATTTGTACGAGAAGTGGAATCAAAGCCCGGTGTTTATCAGTTACGATCGAAGATTTTTGCCGGTCTGGGCTGTTCCGTTTCCAGCCGTTACGGTTTGTCCAATGGCTAGAGCTCAGGCAGATCTTTTCAATTCAACGGATGTGTTTTTTCGACTCGATGAGGAAGGAATATCGAATATCGA ATACCTTCGACTTCGAGCGTTACTGCACGTGTGTCCTTACATGTCGGAGTTCTACGAGTATAACGATTCGTTACCGGTGAACTATGTCAACATTCTACAGCACATCGCCATACCTTTTGAGGATATGTTTGCTAGTTGTAAATTCCGAAACTATGCTGTGGACTGTAGCATGTATCTGTCAAGATCGATAACTGACAGTGGAGTTTGCTACACTTTCAACGCCATTGATGCCGAACATTTGCTTCGAACTGAAAATCTCCAAAGTGATTACTTGTATTCTAATTCGTATATGGATTCCAGTAATTGGACCCTAGAAGACGgatattttgatgaatttgaGTTGGAAACGTACCCTCTGCGGCCTGTTGGTGGTGGTTTGGTTACTGGTCTAATACTTGTTATGAAAACCCGAAAACAGGACAAAGATTATTTTTGCGAAGGTCCGGTTATTGGATACAAAATCGGAATTCATTCACCGGACGAAAAGCCGTCGGTTCAAAATAGATTCTACCGACTTTCGCATCAGACTATTCTGACATTAAGTGTTAAACCTGAACTGACGTACATTTCTCAAAAACTGAGGAAGCATCCTTACACTAG ACGGCAGTGCTACTTCAGCGGCGAACGATATTTGAGATACTTCAAGGTGTACAACAGGAAAAACTGCCTCGAAGAATGTATCTCGAATATAACCGCTCATGAATGTGGTTGCGTCGGATTTGCTTCTCCTCGAGCTCCAGATATATCCGTCTGCGATGGTGAAGATCTAGCCTGTCCGACCATATCATTCTACAAAGTCCTCAAAAGAATGGGTCTTTCTGAACGCGACAACGAACTTGAGGAACCGTGTGGTTGCCTTCCAGCTTGCACAACGCTGCGGTTTGACGTGGAAATTTCGGATCTACCTTGGAACTTTGAGGAGTACGCTAGAGCCGCGGGACTGTCAACTGACCAGTACGACTA CATTGAGCCTGCAGTACTGGTGGTAGCTCTCAAAAGCAAGTGGCTGCTCCCGTTGAAACGTCGGGAACTGTTTGGCATGGTGGATTTGCTGGCCAAATTTGGAGGATTGTTTGGGCTTGTGATGGGTGCTAGTGTGATTAGTATGCTTGAAGTTGTGTACTACTGTATTATAAGGCCGTGGCGTAATGATTTTCCCGGAGCTAATGTGCGGCAAGTATTGCCGTGGGTAGAGTGA